Proteins from a genomic interval of Chionomys nivalis chromosome 7, mChiNiv1.1, whole genome shotgun sequence:
- the LOC130878247 gene encoding olfactory receptor 2AK2-like, with protein sequence METGNHSWGTDFILVGLFQYGQMDALLFTVIAILFAVALLGNITLVLLIRLDQRLHTPMYFLLSQLSIIDMMYISTTVPKMAANFLSDTKTISFLGCKIQAFVFLTLGGSEALLLGFMSYDRYIAICRPLHYPVLMSRKICCSMVSCAWSSSSFNALIHTLYVFQLPFCQSRKVNHFFCEVPSLLPLVCEDTSQYEHTILMSGLVILLLPFLAILASYVRVLVVVFQMRSGKGQSRALSTCSSHLTVASLFYATGLSTYTQPHSLHSPSRDKVLAVFYSIVTPVLNPFIYSLRNKEVMGALRRQMG encoded by the coding sequence ATGGAAACGGGAAATCACAGCTGGGGGACAGACTTCATCTTGGTGGGTCTTTTCCAGTACGGCCAGATGGACGCTCTCCTCTTCACAGTCATCGCCATCCTCTTTGCAGTAGCTCTGCTAGGCAACATCACACTGGTCCTCCTCATCAGGCTGGACCAGAGActccacacccccatgtacttccTCCTCAGCCAGCTCTCCATCATCGACATGATGTACATCTCCACCACCGTGCCCAAGATGGCAGCTAACTTCCTGTCAGACACCAAGACCATTTCCTTTCTGGGCTGTAAGATCCAAGCCTTTGTGTTTTTGACCTTGGGTGGCTCTGAAGCCCTGCTGCTGGGCTTCATGTCCTATGACAGGTACATAGCCATCTGCCGGCCCCTGCACTACCCTGTGCTCATGAGCAGGAAGATCTGCTGCtccatggtctcctgtgcctggAGCAGCAGTTCCTTTAATGCTTTAATACACACGCTGTATGTGTTTCAACTTCCATTCTGTCAATCCAGGAAGGTTAACCACTTCTTCTGTGAAGTACCATCTCTCTTGCCATTGGTGTGTGAAGACACATCCCAATATGAGCACACAATCCTCATGAGTGGCCTTGTCATTCTGCTGCTCCCCTTCCTGGCCATTCTAGCTTCCTATGTTCGTGTGTTAGTGGTTGTGTTCCAGATGCGCTCAGGGAAAGGGCAGAGTAGAGCCCTGtccacctgctcctcccaccTGACTGTGGCCAGTCTGTTCTATGCCACTGGTCTCTCCACCTACACCCAGCCACACTCCCTGCATTCTCCTTCAAGGGACAAGGTGCTGGCTGTGTTTTACTCAATTGTCACTCCTGTTCTGAACCCTTTTATCTACAGCCTGCGTAACAAGGAAGTCATGGGGGCCCTAAGGAGACAGATGGGATGA